A region of Myxococcus stipitatus DSM 14675 DNA encodes the following proteins:
- a CDS encoding response regulator, whose translation MAEEKARVLVVDDDPDLLDLVQRSLSSYGFEVLTHTSALGVSNLVSASEPDFVLIDVNFPALKGDKVVNLARQYASAKTKFILYSASDESKLRSLALASGADGYISKSVQGEDLANRLRTFRLKPRPPAVP comes from the coding sequence ATGGCTGAAGAAAAAGCACGCGTCCTGGTGGTGGACGATGACCCGGACCTGCTCGACCTCGTTCAGCGCTCGCTGAGCAGCTACGGCTTCGAGGTGCTGACGCACACGTCGGCCCTGGGTGTCTCCAACCTGGTCAGCGCATCGGAGCCGGACTTCGTCCTCATCGACGTCAACTTCCCCGCCCTCAAGGGCGACAAGGTCGTCAACCTGGCCCGGCAGTACGCCTCCGCCAAGACGAAGTTCATCCTCTATTCCGCCTCGGATGAGTCCAAGCTGCGCTCGCTCGCACTGGCCTCCGGCGCGGATGGATACATCTCCAAGAGCGTCCAGGGAGAGGACCTCGCCAACCGGCTGCGCACCTTCCGACTCAAGCCTCGACCACCCGCAGTCCCCTGA